The genomic interval atattaaaaatttaagttaatAAATTGGAAAAGTAcaataacttaatttacatgaattattattcaaaattaaatccatattgcataattttacattttagaTTCACCTTTTGTTGAAATGCCAAGTGACAAGCTCCTATTGAACAATAACCTTCTGCCCTTCAGTTAAAAGTTGTTTACCTCTTTCCTTCCCGTCAATCTCAAGTTTCCAAACCTTTTCCAACTTCCAACACATTCATCTTTAGCTGGTTGAACTTAAAGTTAAGCTATTTGGATTTAACTTTCTTTCTTAGATGGGTGAACTCAAGAAGTTGGTGGAAGAAGGGAAAATAAAGTACATTGGTTTATCTGAAGCTAGCCCTGAAACTATAAAGAGAGCACATGCGGTTCATCCCATAACTGCAGTACAAATGGAATGGTCGCTTTGGACTCGTGAAATTGAGGAAGAAATAGTCCCCCTTTGCAGGTTTCTGCTTGTATCTTGAATCATTAGAAGTTAGAAAAAGTAAAGGTTACTTGAAATTCGAAGTTCAAACTCTAAACTAGATAGTCATTTTCATTTCCCAAGTTACATGTTGTTTGAGTACTGGACTTGAGACTCAATAAACTGAGGCTATCAGCAATTACTCCTTGTACTGCTGCAAGCCAAAGCATGAGAAATGCCTATTTAAATGTGGTCACCTATGCAGGCAACTGGGAATTGGGATTGTTCCATACAGCCCTCTTGGTCATGGTTTCTTTGGTGGCAGAGCAGTTGAGGAAAGTGTGCCCGCAAATAGTGTTCTGGTACGGGAACTCATCTATTTTTGGCTTTAACCTATCCTTAATCTTGTCTAATGACAAGCCTTCAAACTGTTAGCTTGGTTGACCGATTGCCAACTTCTACAGGGAATTCTCCCAAGGTTTCAAAGCGAAAACTTGGAAAGAAACAAGATCTTATATCTGAAAGTAAAGAAGTTGGCTGAGAAGCATGGATGTACCCCTGCACAACTTGCACTTGCCTGGGTTCTTCATCAAGGAGATGATGTAGTACCTATTCCTGGTAAGTCCACGTTCTGCAATTGTCAACATCCACTATTATCTTCTTGATAGCCTGCAGatatttcaacaaaaaagaCCCTTTTTCACATTTTGTAGGAACAACCAAGATCAAAAATCTTGATAGCAACATTGATTCACTCAGGTTGAAGCTCACTGAAGAAGATTTAAAAGAGATTAGTGATGTGATCCCCATAAATGAGGTAGCAGGGTGTAGAACGCTGGATAGTTTTTTTCAGGTCAGTTGGAAATTCGCCAATACACCGCCAAAGGAGAACAAGAATTCATAATCTGACACTAGCAGCATGTGAAGAACAAGTGAAGAGCTTCAGCTTAGAATGCAAAACGATGGCGTTTCTTCATCAGAAGTTCTAAGTTTTCAAAGTGTGCCGTTTTActtcttttatgttttaagtTTGTAGTACTTAAAATGATGTTGCTCATGTCGTTTTTAGCTTGGCTTAGTTAAGTCCTATACGCTTCATTATAGTGTCGTTTTTGAGTCtgttttaaggcttaacagCCATGGCTTtctgtttcaattttttactgTTGGTGGTCATTGGTTTGTGTGTAGTTTGTTGCTGTGATCCGATTTGTCAGgaaatgtttttgaattgtTAGAGTATATATACaggaaatgaaatgaaatgaagagCTTCTTCCAGTAAGAAATTTTCTGTTCATATTCACTGAAATTCAGACTTCTCTGTTTTTAAGCTTTGTTATTTTCGTTGCTTAGCTTTGCAGCTTAGCtttcaattttcttcaaagattttaagttgaagtAATTATGGATGCAAAGAGTGCAGCAAAACATGTGTCGATGTAAGGCTTGCTTTGAAGACCAAGCAAAGACAGAGACATTGAGGGCAGTCAAACTTTTGATTTCTGTGTTGACagattacttttttttctttcagcaATTGACAGGTTACTTGTATTAGTGTATCTGTCAGTAAGGCATGGTTAGGCATGAGATTGGTTGGTCTTTTGTGTATTTCAGTGTACAAGCTTGACTAGGAAGccatttgttttcatttataaTAATCAATGAATGAAAGACAAGGCACATGTAGCCTTTCACATTGCAATTTTATCTATCTC from Theobroma cacao cultivar B97-61/B2 chromosome 5, Criollo_cocoa_genome_V2, whole genome shotgun sequence carries:
- the LOC108662237 gene encoding probable aldo-keto reductase 1; the protein is MGELKKLVEEGKIKYIGLSEASPETIKRAHAVHPITAVQMEWSLWTREIEEEIVPLCRQLGIGIVPYSPLGHGFFGGRAVEESVPANSVLGILPRFQSENLERNKILYLKVKKLAEKHGCTPAQLALAWVLHQGDDVVPIPGTTKIKNLDSNIDSLRLKLTEEDLKEISDVIPINEVAGCRTLDSFFQVSWKFANTPPKENKNS